Proteins encoded together in one Thermoplasmatales archaeon BRNA1 window:
- a CDS encoding Adenine/guanine phosphoribosyltransferase-related PRPP-binding protein translates to MYELLVSSIEASPVVDRNGYPYFVHPLTDGVPKMDPAVLKEVISWIEDVSDLECDVIAAPEAMGIPLAIPVSLDKGIPYSVIRKKKYGLPGEVEIEQNTGYSKSVMHIDGINMGDRVVIIDDVVSTGGTLIALIRALRDEIGAEIVDVVIPVDKKGGADIVERETGIRVKTLVNVYVDDDRKVHCELVGN, encoded by the coding sequence ATGTACGAACTCCTTGTATCCAGCATCGAAGCTTCCCCCGTGGTGGACCGCAACGGCTACCCGTACTTCGTCCACCCGCTCACCGACGGCGTGCCCAAGATGGACCCAGCCGTTCTGAAAGAGGTGATCTCCTGGATCGAGGACGTCTCGGACCTGGAGTGCGACGTCATCGCCGCCCCGGAGGCCATGGGCATCCCTCTCGCGATTCCCGTATCCTTGGATAAGGGGATCCCGTACTCCGTGATCCGCAAGAAGAAATACGGGCTCCCCGGAGAGGTGGAGATCGAGCAGAACACCGGGTACTCTAAATCCGTGATGCACATCGACGGCATAAACATGGGGGACCGCGTGGTCATCATAGACGACGTGGTCAGCACCGGAGGGACCCTCATCGCGCTCATCAGGGCCCTCAGGGACGAGATCGGCGCGGAGATCGTGGATGTCGTCATCCCCGTGGACAAGAAGGGCGGTGCGGACATCGTGGAAAGGGAGACTGGCATCCGCGTCAAGACCCTGGTCAACGTCTACGTGGACGACGACCGCAAGGTCCACTGCGAACTGGTCGGAAACTAA
- a CDS encoding tyrosyl-tRNA synthetase, with the protein MDVEERIALVKRLAMEVVNEDELRELFKTKEQPLAYIGFEPSGLVHLGWALVTTKIRDLCEAGFKVIIFWADWHAYINDKLGGEIENIRACARYMEDCFVALGVPRDKVEFRYASEILDDIDYWEKLIKIGKVTSLLRIKRAMTIMGRKEDEADLDSSKVIYPLMQATDIFHMGIDLAYAGIDQRRANMLARDAADKLGWKKPLALHTPLIPGLKGNSRMNVDGVKAVEKVEVCRTGEGIEKQSEGMIEMKMSKSDPSSSIRIHDTPDEIRQKIKKAFCPPEKEQESVNPILMMSKYIIFPRIGRMDIERPEKYGGNVSFDSYEALTDAYFGGKLSPVDLKTGAADGLIRCLEPVQKFFEEHPENHQKMVEIMASVKKLR; encoded by the coding sequence ATGGACGTAGAAGAGCGCATTGCCCTTGTCAAGAGACTTGCGATGGAGGTCGTCAACGAGGACGAGCTCCGCGAACTGTTCAAGACCAAGGAGCAGCCGCTCGCCTATATCGGGTTCGAGCCTTCCGGACTCGTCCACCTCGGATGGGCGCTGGTCACCACCAAGATCAGGGACCTCTGCGAAGCAGGGTTCAAGGTCATCATCTTCTGGGCCGACTGGCACGCCTACATCAACGACAAGCTCGGCGGCGAGATCGAAAACATCCGCGCCTGCGCGAGGTACATGGAGGACTGCTTCGTCGCCCTCGGCGTCCCCAGGGACAAGGTCGAGTTCCGCTACGCCAGCGAGATCCTGGACGACATCGACTACTGGGAGAAGCTCATCAAGATCGGAAAGGTCACCTCCCTCCTGAGGATCAAGAGGGCCATGACCATCATGGGAAGGAAGGAGGACGAGGCCGACCTCGACTCCTCCAAGGTTATCTACCCCCTGATGCAGGCCACCGACATCTTCCATATGGGGATCGACCTCGCCTACGCCGGGATCGACCAGAGGAGGGCGAACATGCTCGCCCGCGATGCCGCCGACAAGCTGGGATGGAAGAAGCCCCTGGCACTCCACACCCCGCTCATCCCCGGACTCAAGGGGAACAGCAGGATGAACGTCGACGGGGTCAAGGCTGTCGAGAAGGTCGAGGTCTGCAGGACCGGCGAGGGTATCGAGAAGCAGTCCGAGGGAATGATCGAGATGAAGATGTCCAAGTCTGACCCATCCTCGTCCATCAGGATCCACGACACCCCCGATGAGATCCGCCAGAAGATTAAGAAGGCGTTCTGCCCGCCGGAGAAGGAGCAGGAGAGCGTCAACCCCATCCTCATGATGTCCAAGTACATCATCTTCCCCAGGATTGGGAGGATGGACATCGAGCGCCCCGAGAAGTACGGAGGCAACGTCTCCTTCGACTCCTACGAGGCCCTCACCGATGCCTACTTCGGAGGGAAGCTCAGTCCCGTCGACCTCAAGACCGGGGCGGCCGACGGACTCATCAGGTGCCTCGAGCCGGTCCAGAAGTTCTTCGAGGAGCACCCGGAGAACCACCAGAAGATGGTGGAGATCATGGCCTCCGTCAAGAAGCTCCGCTGA
- a CDS encoding prefoldin, beta subunit, archaeal, protein MNGISPQLQNQITQYQQLQQQLQTATAQRIQMESQMKELQRTVEELKKATGDVYRNVGTLLIKVDDKESLAADMEESLETMEIRVRGFKNQEDSLRQKAEALSNSINTAMGNAPAPRRDDEDDE, encoded by the coding sequence ATGAACGGAATCAGCCCCCAGCTTCAGAACCAGATCACCCAGTACCAGCAGCTGCAGCAGCAGCTCCAGACCGCCACGGCCCAGAGGATCCAGATGGAATCCCAGATGAAGGAGCTCCAGCGCACTGTCGAGGAGCTGAAGAAGGCGACCGGCGACGTCTACCGCAACGTCGGGACCCTTCTGATCAAGGTCGACGACAAGGAGTCCCTCGCGGCCGACATGGAGGAGAGCCTCGAGACCATGGAGATCAGGGTCAGGGGATTCAAGAACCAGGAGGACAGCCTCCGCCAGAAGGCAGAGGCCCTCAGCAACTCCATCAACACCGCCATGGGCAACGCCCCTGCTCCCCGCCGCGACGACGAGGACGACGAGTAA
- a CDS encoding putative membrane protein: MGPDILLLILAAAGLGTLVGTFTGLVPGIHVNTAASVMVALHPAAVSFLGDEFGGLDSAVLISCCIMAAATVHSFVDFVPSVFIGAPDPDEALSVLPGHLLVSQGKGMVAVRAAAIGSAVGAACAVALAVPLQWIMLHGGEDLIDPMTLGVLLVALGTVVLTSPGKIRTAAMLLLSGAVGCAVMDMGIPSHGLFGEGTLLFPMLAGLFGIPPLLEKSTQGLLPPQTDDVKDPVGILPGIRGVATGLVAGWFPGITATTGATITAAFSEEKDPASFISLTGSIGTVTAIFSVVTLSVSGKGRSGTAISVGEMLGDGLQGFCSEPFVLILLSIALASAAGYAVTVRAGKMMIGIVDRIPAETLGNAVLVLVAALVFVFTGPWGLAVLSVCSGIGMIPPNLGIGRVCLVGCIIIPCVLNLV; the protein is encoded by the coding sequence ATGGGGCCGGACATCCTTCTTCTGATCCTCGCCGCCGCTGGATTGGGGACCCTGGTTGGGACGTTCACGGGATTGGTCCCCGGGATCCATGTTAACACCGCTGCCTCCGTGATGGTCGCCCTGCATCCCGCGGCCGTCTCCTTCCTAGGGGATGAGTTCGGAGGGCTAGACTCCGCTGTCCTGATATCGTGCTGCATCATGGCGGCCGCCACTGTGCATTCCTTCGTGGACTTCGTCCCGTCGGTCTTCATCGGTGCCCCCGATCCCGACGAGGCGTTGTCGGTACTGCCGGGGCATCTCCTCGTGTCGCAGGGGAAGGGGATGGTAGCCGTCCGTGCGGCTGCGATAGGTTCCGCCGTCGGGGCGGCATGCGCGGTAGCCCTCGCTGTCCCACTCCAGTGGATCATGCTCCACGGCGGGGAGGATCTCATCGACCCCATGACCCTCGGGGTGCTCCTCGTGGCCCTGGGAACGGTAGTACTGACCTCCCCCGGGAAGATACGGACGGCGGCCATGCTCCTCCTGTCCGGAGCGGTCGGGTGCGCGGTCATGGACATGGGGATCCCGTCTCACGGACTGTTCGGGGAGGGCACCCTCCTCTTCCCGATGCTGGCGGGACTGTTCGGGATCCCTCCGCTGCTGGAGAAGAGTACACAGGGTCTTCTGCCTCCCCAGACCGACGATGTCAAGGATCCTGTGGGCATCCTCCCCGGGATCAGAGGGGTCGCCACGGGACTGGTCGCGGGCTGGTTCCCCGGGATCACCGCCACCACGGGCGCCACCATCACCGCCGCGTTCTCGGAGGAGAAGGACCCGGCATCGTTCATCTCCCTGACCGGGAGCATAGGGACGGTCACCGCTATATTCTCGGTGGTCACCCTCTCCGTCTCCGGAAAGGGGAGGTCAGGCACCGCCATATCAGTGGGGGAGATGCTCGGAGACGGGCTGCAGGGGTTCTGCTCCGAACCGTTCGTCCTGATACTCCTGAGCATCGCCCTGGCCTCCGCCGCGGGATACGCCGTGACCGTCCGTGCAGGCAAGATGATGATCGGGATCGTGGACCGCATACCCGCCGAGACCCTCGGGAACGCCGTCCTGGTCCTCGTCGCCGCACTGGTGTTCGTATTCACCGGCCCGTGGGGTCTCGCGGTGCTCTCCGTGTGCTCCGGGATAGGCATGATCCCGCCGAATCTGGGCATAGGGAGGGTCTGTCTCGTTGGATGTATAATCATCCCATGCGTTTTGAACCTTGTTTAA
- a CDS encoding Exopolyphosphatase-related protein encodes MDTGHIIERLGAERKVILVHGNADMDAIGSAYALRCSFPEADIFAPAGVDRIARMVADKMDIPILDAADLSSYDLVIVVDSSSPEQLQNDSVVLPRDCLVIDHHSPTGKWEGMDFWCDDSRTSCCEIVLDIIRDAGVELSRQAGLAIIGGIITDSGHFQFADSRCLRAFADIMDSCDIHMDEAMLLTRAPVNMSERMAAMKAIGRSKFDRCGDMIVAVSYGSSFEAASCRALLASGADVVFVGSQREDEFRVSGRATQEMVRRGVKLDAMMGELSTETDTDGGGHGGAAGMTGVGDAEAMCNMCMQKTMQQFREIKARMEAENPGIFSRH; translated from the coding sequence ATGGACACCGGACACATCATCGAAAGGCTCGGGGCGGAGAGGAAGGTCATCCTGGTCCACGGCAACGCGGACATGGACGCCATAGGCTCCGCCTACGCCCTTAGGTGCTCCTTCCCGGAGGCGGACATCTTCGCTCCCGCCGGGGTCGACAGAATCGCGAGGATGGTCGCCGACAAGATGGACATCCCCATCCTGGACGCCGCGGACCTCTCCTCCTACGACCTCGTGATCGTCGTCGATTCGTCATCCCCCGAGCAACTGCAGAACGACAGCGTCGTCCTGCCCCGGGACTGTCTGGTCATCGACCACCACTCCCCCACCGGGAAGTGGGAGGGGATGGATTTCTGGTGCGACGATTCCAGGACCTCCTGCTGCGAGATCGTCCTGGACATCATCAGGGATGCGGGAGTGGAACTCTCACGTCAGGCGGGGCTCGCCATCATCGGCGGGATCATCACCGATTCCGGACACTTCCAGTTCGCGGACTCCAGATGCCTCAGGGCGTTCGCCGACATCATGGACTCCTGCGACATCCACATGGATGAGGCCATGCTCCTCACCCGCGCACCCGTAAACATGAGCGAGAGGATGGCTGCCATGAAGGCCATCGGAAGGTCCAAGTTCGACCGCTGCGGCGACATGATCGTGGCGGTGTCCTACGGCTCGTCCTTCGAGGCCGCATCGTGCAGGGCACTCCTCGCATCCGGCGCGGACGTCGTGTTCGTCGGATCCCAGAGGGAGGACGAGTTCCGCGTGTCCGGAAGGGCCACCCAGGAGATGGTCAGGAGAGGCGTGAAGCTCGATGCCATGATGGGGGAGCTCTCCACCGAGACCGACACCGACGGAGGGGGCCACGGAGGCGCCGCCGGGATGACCGGCGTCGGGGATGCGGAAGCCATGTGCAACATGTGCATGCAGAAGACCATGCAGCAGTTCAGGGAGATCAAGGCCCGCATGGAGGCCGAGAACCCCGGCATCTTCAGCAGGCACTGA